AAGCAGTTTTTTGAATATGCTAAAGAGTTTTTAGAACAAGAATACGGTAAAGATAATTTATTATATGCAACAGTTCACATGGACGAAAAAACCCCACATATGCATTATGGTGTTGTCCCTATCACTGATGACGGTAGATTAAGTGCAAAAGAAGTTGTAGGGAATAAAAAGGCGTTAACAGAGTTTCAAGATAGATTTAACGAATATGTTAATCAACGTGGGTATGATTTGGACCGAGGACAATCAAGACAAGTTACAAATGCTAAACATGATCAGGTAAACCGATATAAGCAAAAAACAGAATATCATAAGCAAGAATATGAGCGTGAGAGCCAAAAATTAAGCCATATACAACAAAAAAGCAGTGAGTTGATAGAACAATACCAAAAATCATTAGAAACGCTTAAAAAGCCTTTAAACGTCCAATATGAACATGAAACTGAAAAAGTAGGTGGATTGTTCAACAAAGAAATACAAGAAACAGGGAATGTTGTAATAAGCCAAGAAGAATTTAATAACTTTCAGAAACAAATACAAGCAGCACAAACGATTACAGAAGATTATGAGCATATTAAGTCTGGTAAAGCGTTGAATGAGCTTAAAAATGAAAATAGTAAGCTTAGAGAAGAAAACAAGGATATGTCTGAAACTTTAGCAAGAGCAAATGAGTTTATAAAAGACCTCAAAAAACACCTTGATAATGCGCTTAATGTTATTAAAGTTATTAGAGAGATTTTTGAGAAGTTAGAGCAAGTTCTTGGTAGAAATAAATACCAGCATTTGATGAATGATGTAAGTAGAGATAATGGTCGTATGATAAAGGCGATACAAATATTAGATAAACAAATACATCCTGAAGAATATCAAGAAGAAAAGAATACGCAAAAACGTGATAGGGGTAGAGGTAGATAAATAAAAA
The Staphylococcus equorum genome window above contains:
- the mobV gene encoding MobV family relaxase; amino-acid sequence: MSYSIIRVSKVKTGTNTTGIQKHVQRENNNYENEDIDHSKTYLNYDLVNANKQNFNNLIDEKIEQNYTGKRKIRTDAIKHIDGLITSDNDFFDNQTPEDTKQFFEYAKEFLEQEYGKDNLLYATVHMDEKTPHMHYGVVPITDDGRLSAKEVVGNKKALTEFQDRFNEYVNQRGYDLDRGQSRQVTNAKHDQVNRYKQKTEYHKQEYERESQKLSHIQQKSSELIEQYQKSLETLKKPLNVQYEHETEKVGGLFNKEIQETGNVVISQEEFNNFQKQIQAAQTITEDYEHIKSGKALNELKNENSKLREENKDMSETLARANEFIKDLKKHLDNALNVIKVIREIFEKLEQVLGRNKYQHLMNDVSRDNGRMIKAIQILDKQIHPEEYQEEKNTQKRDRGRGR